A section of the Natranaeroarchaeum aerophilus genome encodes:
- a CDS encoding bacterio-opsin activator domain-containing protein, which produces MTDRIHVLHLDDNEQFLDVVSTFLEEDNDDIDVTTETAADAAIETLQNGAGVDCVLSDYRMGPTDGVDFLREVRAVDERLPFILYTGKGSEEVASEAITQGVTDYLQKEHSADQYDLLANRIRNAVGRARAQEGLEERESMLTALHDGMRSLMLAETREDIAGQTVEVAVDVLELPWIAVYLLDESAGVLRPEAYISDLDGVTEEPPTFSGGESLAWDAFVDGETRHHEDVSEMEGHDAESQLTSELIVPLGDHGVLLAGTTGDDPLEAVTGEFVETLGANAEAALDRAEREAVLRERDRKLEEQNSQLKRLNRINTVIRNIDQALVQASTREEIEQEVCDRLVNVDLYEFAWIGGYNDINETISPRAKGGNEGNYLASIDLDSESNPVQNALHEGEVGIVQNIFEDESMGSWRKQALKSGFRSVATVPLTYEGAVYGLLQIYASQLDTFDGDTRSVLAELGETIGYAINAIDRKEALLTDSVVQVEFRIPNSEDFLYTLSKRTGSNVDLRTILPQSDGSYLIFFSITDAEVEDVLESAEESMSVTEAKLISERNDAALFECRTTDTNIATTVADHGGVPRSVTADPNGGRVVVDLPQTADVRSFAERLTGEYPSVEFVARRERTSDTGTRRSFRERLDDHLTDRQREVLEAAYFSGYFEWPREKNGEQIAEALGVAPPTFNQHLRAGERKLFETLFEPDSV; this is translated from the coding sequence ACTGCGTGCTCAGCGACTACCGGATGGGACCGACCGACGGTGTCGACTTTTTGCGGGAAGTCCGGGCGGTCGACGAGCGCCTGCCCTTCATTCTGTACACCGGGAAGGGTAGCGAGGAGGTCGCCAGCGAGGCGATCACGCAGGGCGTGACCGACTATCTGCAGAAGGAACACTCGGCGGACCAGTACGACCTGCTGGCCAACCGGATCCGGAACGCGGTGGGCCGCGCGCGAGCGCAGGAGGGCCTCGAAGAGCGAGAAAGCATGCTGACGGCGCTGCACGACGGGATGCGCTCGCTGATGCTGGCCGAGACGCGGGAGGATATCGCCGGACAGACCGTCGAGGTCGCGGTCGACGTGCTGGAGTTGCCCTGGATCGCGGTCTACCTGCTCGACGAGTCCGCGGGCGTGTTGCGCCCGGAGGCGTATATCTCGGATCTGGACGGCGTGACGGAAGAGCCGCCGACGTTTTCCGGCGGCGAGAGTCTGGCGTGGGATGCCTTCGTCGACGGCGAGACCAGACACCACGAGGACGTCAGCGAGATGGAGGGCCACGACGCCGAATCCCAGTTGACCAGCGAGCTGATCGTCCCGCTGGGCGACCACGGCGTGTTGCTGGCGGGGACCACCGGCGACGACCCACTGGAGGCGGTGACCGGCGAGTTCGTCGAGACGCTCGGAGCGAACGCGGAGGCGGCGCTGGATCGAGCCGAACGCGAGGCCGTGTTACGCGAACGCGACCGCAAACTCGAAGAGCAAAACAGCCAGCTCAAGCGGCTCAACCGGATCAACACGGTGATTCGGAACATCGATCAGGCGCTGGTGCAGGCCTCGACGCGCGAGGAGATCGAACAGGAGGTCTGTGACCGGCTGGTCAACGTCGACCTCTACGAGTTCGCGTGGATCGGCGGCTACAACGACATCAACGAGACGATCAGCCCGCGGGCGAAAGGCGGCAACGAGGGGAACTATCTGGCGAGCATCGATCTCGACAGCGAGTCCAACCCCGTCCAGAACGCGCTCCACGAGGGCGAGGTCGGCATTGTCCAGAACATCTTCGAAGACGAGAGCATGGGCAGCTGGCGCAAGCAGGCATTAAAAAGCGGCTTCCGATCGGTGGCGACGGTCCCGCTGACCTACGAGGGTGCGGTCTATGGACTCTTGCAGATCTACGCCAGCCAGCTGGACACCTTCGATGGGGATACCCGTAGCGTTCTCGCGGAGCTTGGCGAGACGATCGGCTACGCGATCAACGCCATCGACCGCAAGGAGGCGCTGCTGACCGACAGCGTCGTGCAGGTCGAGTTCCGGATTCCGAACTCCGAGGACTTCCTGTACACCCTCTCGAAACGGACTGGCAGCAACGTGGATCTGCGAACGATCCTGCCCCAGTCCGACGGCTCGTATCTGATCTTCTTCTCGATCACCGATGCCGAAGTCGAGGACGTCCTCGAGTCCGCCGAGGAGTCGATGTCGGTCACCGAGGCGAAACTCATCAGCGAACGCAACGACGCGGCGCTGTTCGAGTGCCGGACCACGGATACGAATATCGCGACGACGGTCGCGGACCACGGCGGTGTCCCGCGATCGGTCACTGCCGATCCGAACGGCGGCCGAGTCGTCGTCGACCTGCCACAGACTGCGGACGTGCGATCCTTCGCCGAACGGCTCACAGGAGAGTATCCCTCCGTCGAGTTCGTCGCTCGCAGGGAGCGGACCAGCGATACCGGCACCAGACGCTCGTTCCGCGAGCGCCTCGACGACCACCTGACCGACCGCCAGCGAGAAGTGCTCGAGGCGGCCTACTTCAGCGGGTACTTCGAGTGGCCTCGCGAAAAGAACGGCGAACAGATTGCCGAGGCGCTCGGCGTCGCCCCGCCGACGTTCAACCAGCACCTTCGCGCCGGAGAGCGAAAGCTGTTCGAGACACTCTTCGAACCGGACTCCGTCTAG